A section of the Microbacterium forte genome encodes:
- the acs gene encoding acetate--CoA ligase: MSSQIDHLLDETRQFPPSEEFVAQSVSSPALYESAAADREAFWAAQSAELLEWHKPFTRVLDWSTPPFAKWFDDGELNVAYNCLDRHVEAGNGDRVALHWEGEPGDSRTITYAELTDEVKRVANVLEGLGVGHGDRVAIYLPMIPEAVASMLAVARVGAIHSVVFGGFSADSLRSRIDDAGAKLVITADGGYRKGRVSALKPAVDQALADRGDGEQQTVEHVLVVKRGENEVDWQDGRDLWWHEVVPAVSPEHTAEAFPAENPLFILYTSGTTGKPKGILHTSGGYLTQAAYSHKYVFDLHPETDVYWCTADIGWITGHSYVTYGPLANGATQVIYEGTPDAPHPGRWWEIIEKYKVSIFYTAPTAIRSFMKIGRSVPAKFDLSSLRLLGSVGEPINPEAWIWYRDVIGAGTTPIVDTWWQTETGAIMVSALPGVTATKPGSAQVPLPGISIDVVDETGAEVGNGNGGLLVVTEPWPSMLRGIWGDPERYKETYWEKFEEQGYYFAGDGARLDDDGDLWLLGRVDDVMNVSGHRLSTAEIESSLVAHEATAEAAVVGAADETTGQAVVAFVIIKESYLSAHDPAGLAQQLRLWVGEQIGAIARPRDVYIVGELPKTRSGKIMRRLLRDVAEGREVGDTTTLADTAVMSIISAQVK, translated from the coding sequence TCTTCTCGATGAGACCCGCCAGTTCCCGCCCTCCGAGGAGTTCGTCGCGCAGTCGGTCTCGTCCCCCGCGCTGTACGAGAGCGCTGCTGCAGACCGCGAGGCCTTCTGGGCCGCGCAGTCCGCCGAACTGCTCGAATGGCACAAGCCGTTCACCCGTGTGCTCGACTGGTCGACCCCTCCGTTCGCGAAGTGGTTCGACGACGGCGAGCTGAACGTGGCCTACAACTGCCTCGACCGCCATGTCGAAGCGGGCAACGGCGATCGCGTCGCCCTGCACTGGGAAGGCGAACCGGGCGACTCACGCACCATCACCTACGCGGAGCTCACGGACGAGGTCAAGCGCGTCGCCAACGTGCTCGAGGGCCTCGGCGTCGGCCACGGAGACCGCGTCGCGATCTACCTGCCGATGATCCCCGAGGCGGTCGCGTCGATGCTCGCCGTCGCTCGCGTCGGAGCCATCCACTCGGTCGTGTTCGGCGGCTTCAGCGCCGACAGCCTGCGGTCGCGTATCGACGACGCAGGCGCCAAGCTCGTCATCACCGCCGACGGCGGATACCGCAAGGGCCGCGTCTCGGCGCTGAAGCCGGCCGTCGACCAGGCCCTCGCGGACCGCGGTGACGGCGAGCAGCAGACCGTCGAGCACGTGCTCGTCGTCAAGCGCGGCGAGAACGAGGTCGACTGGCAGGACGGCCGCGACCTCTGGTGGCACGAGGTTGTTCCTGCCGTGTCGCCCGAGCACACCGCCGAGGCCTTCCCCGCCGAGAACCCGCTGTTCATCCTCTACACCTCGGGTACGACGGGAAAGCCCAAGGGCATCCTGCACACCTCGGGCGGGTACCTCACCCAGGCCGCGTACTCGCACAAATACGTGTTCGACCTGCACCCCGAGACCGACGTCTACTGGTGCACGGCCGACATCGGATGGATCACCGGGCACAGCTACGTCACCTACGGCCCGCTCGCGAACGGCGCGACCCAGGTGATCTACGAGGGCACGCCCGACGCCCCGCACCCCGGCCGCTGGTGGGAGATCATCGAGAAGTACAAGGTCTCGATCTTCTACACGGCGCCGACCGCGATCCGCTCGTTCATGAAGATCGGCCGCAGCGTCCCCGCGAAGTTCGACCTGTCGTCGCTGCGTCTGCTCGGCTCGGTCGGCGAGCCCATCAACCCCGAGGCCTGGATCTGGTATCGCGACGTGATCGGTGCGGGCACGACCCCCATCGTCGACACCTGGTGGCAGACCGAGACGGGCGCGATCATGGTCTCGGCGCTCCCCGGCGTCACCGCGACCAAGCCGGGCTCCGCGCAGGTTCCGCTGCCCGGCATCTCGATCGACGTCGTCGATGAGACCGGCGCCGAGGTGGGCAACGGCAACGGCGGCCTCCTGGTGGTCACCGAGCCGTGGCCGAGCATGCTGCGCGGCATCTGGGGCGACCCGGAGCGCTACAAGGAGACGTATTGGGAGAAGTTCGAGGAGCAGGGCTACTACTTCGCGGGCGACGGCGCTCGCCTCGACGATGACGGCGACCTGTGGCTGCTCGGGCGGGTGGACGACGTGATGAACGTCTCGGGCCACCGCCTCTCGACCGCCGAGATCGAGTCGTCGCTCGTCGCTCACGAGGCGACGGCAGAGGCCGCCGTCGTGGGCGCCGCCGACGAGACCACGGGCCAGGCGGTCGTCGCATTCGTGATCATCAAGGAGAGCTACCTCTCGGCCCATGACCCTGCCGGTCTCGCTCAGCAGCTGCGCCTCTGGGTCGGCGAGCAGATCGGTGCGATCGCACGCCCCCGCGACGTGTACATCGTCGGCGAGCTGCCGAAGACCCGCTCGGGCAAGATCATGCGGCGCCTGCTGCGCGACGTCGCTGAGGGCCGCGAGGTCGGCGACACCACGACCCTCGCAGACACCGCCGTGATGAGCATCATCTCGGCTCAGGTCAAATAG